A region from the Deferrivibrio essentukiensis genome encodes:
- a CDS encoding type 4a pilus biogenesis protein PilO, producing MLDKLFKIPFKFRIIIEVLILLIIAGVYYYFYYTPKIEEINKLTREYDSLVIKVSQLKPFELSYDKFKKEVELLEDQFQTVLKILPNEKDFNVLYDEVVGLAEKSGVKVTLFQPGGESRVDEFHSRVNFSMNFQTSYVEFINYLYRLNYLDKIINLNSFSIAPQKDKDGTLTLNVKASLNSYRFNVPKEGN from the coding sequence ATGTTAGATAAACTGTTTAAGATACCTTTTAAATTTCGAATAATAATTGAAGTCTTAATACTTCTGATAATTGCAGGTGTTTATTACTACTTTTATTATACCCCAAAGATTGAAGAGATTAATAAGCTTACAAGAGAGTATGACAGTTTGGTGATCAAGGTTTCTCAGCTCAAACCTTTCGAGCTGAGTTATGATAAGTTTAAAAAAGAGGTTGAGCTTTTAGAAGATCAATTTCAAACCGTTTTAAAAATATTGCCAAATGAAAAAGATTTTAATGTTTTATATGATGAAGTTGTTGGTTTAGCAGAAAAGAGTGGAGTGAAAGTAACTCTTTTTCAGCCTGGTGGTGAAAGCAGAGTAGATGAGTTTCACTCAAGAGTTAATTTCAGTATGAACTTTCAGACATCATATGTGGAATTTATAAATTATTTATACAGGCTTAATTATCTTGATAAAATAATTAACCTCAATTCATTTTCAATAGCTCCTCAAAAAGATAAAGATGGTACCTTGACATTGAATGTAAAAGCTTCATTGAATTCTTACAGGTTCAACGTACCTAAGGAGGGGAACTAA
- the hisI gene encoding phosphoribosyl-AMP cyclohydrolase, with protein sequence MIAKIDWEKMNGLVPVIVQDVFDKEVLMQAYLNEQALKLTMESGFAHYYSRSRKSIWKKGETSGHLQKIKKIYLDCDGDCLLYIVEQIGPACHTGKRTCFFNEIY encoded by the coding sequence ATGATTGCCAAAATAGACTGGGAAAAAATGAACGGGCTTGTCCCTGTGATAGTTCAAGATGTGTTTGATAAAGAGGTGCTGATGCAAGCTTATTTAAATGAGCAGGCACTGAAATTAACTATGGAGTCTGGTTTTGCGCACTACTACTCAAGAAGTAGAAAATCTATCTGGAAAAAAGGGGAAACATCCGGACATTTACAGAAAATAAAAAAAATTTATTTGGATTGTGATGGGGATTGCTTACTTTATATCGTAGAGCAAATTGGCCCAGCTTGCCACACCGGTAAAAGAACTTGTTTTTTTAATGAAATATATTAG
- the atpE gene encoding ATP synthase F0 subunit C, producing MSAFAAEAGADASSAKWAVYLAAGLGMGIAAFGTGLGQGKAVASAVEGISRNPGASGKIMTPMIIGLAMIESLAIYALVVALILLFVV from the coding sequence ATGAGTGCATTTGCTGCTGAAGCAGGTGCAGATGCAAGCTCTGCTAAGTGGGCTGTATATCTTGCTGCCGGGCTTGGTATGGGTATCGCTGCTTTTGGTACCGGTCTTGGACAGGGTAAAGCTGTTGCAAGTGCTGTTGAAGGTATTTCAAGAAACCCAGGAGCTTCTGGTAAAATTATGACTCCAATGATTATCGGTCTTGCGATGATCGAGTCACTTGCTATTTACGCTCTTGTTGTAGCTTTGATACTTCTCTTTGTTGTATAA
- a CDS encoding PilN domain-containing protein, whose translation MIRINLLASKKRKKVNKGIYELILFLMVVGFLVASCFIINSSLDNQILIAKNEVSKLDREYKRLSKIKKEVDGFKKRKEELQKKIDIVKKLKQGQKGYYEILRNLEYAMPEDVWVSKFDFQGDSVNLNGSSLRTASVNEFILNLYSTKMFDNIDLKVVKKVTVENMDINDFNITAKIKIGG comes from the coding sequence ATGATAAGGATTAATTTACTTGCCTCAAAAAAGAGAAAGAAAGTCAATAAGGGTATTTATGAACTAATACTCTTTTTGATGGTTGTTGGCTTTTTGGTGGCTTCCTGCTTTATAATCAATTCATCTTTGGATAATCAGATTCTTATAGCTAAAAATGAGGTTAGCAAGCTTGACAGAGAGTATAAGCGTTTAAGTAAAATCAAAAAAGAAGTTGATGGGTTTAAAAAGAGAAAAGAGGAATTGCAGAAGAAGATTGATATTGTTAAGAAATTGAAGCAGGGGCAAAAAGGGTATTACGAGATTTTACGTAACCTTGAGTATGCGATGCCTGAGGATGTATGGGTATCTAAGTTTGATTTTCAGGGGGATAGCGTTAATTTGAATGGCTCATCCCTTAGGACAGCTTCCGTAAATGAGTTTATACTCAATCTTTACTCTACTAAAATGTTCGACAATATTGACCTTAAGGTTGTCAAAAAGGTAACCGTGGAAAATATGGATATAAATGACTTTAATATCACCGCAAAAATAAAGATAGGTGGATGA
- a CDS encoding cytochrome c3 family protein, whose amino-acid sequence MLGNLLSKLREFIRKDPVVFVLVIIFLVVGFTFANVEILHITSESKFCGSCHPEEKVGPLGEYHTWSKNIHSTAEVECIDCHGKPGFVGYMKAKVGGLKDLYGEFFKSYEHKVEILTKGATNKEYAAELVPNETCLHCHSDVVNEYNRKNYVMSVGVNFRQIDNVVNPKFRESFGRPDILSQKVSVGVEPNHAKHILEAGLNCVDCHLGVAHGGEFHNLPKMETCFTCHYTERAKNENISAPKNDECEKCHTMQKGIQQGVYVKGIEETPWYMADLSCADCHDDAFSRPNSDKCVSCHDESYAPMMFDIQKSYLEKLANVQKVRDRLFAERLEMPEGKRKLFNEANRLVRLLEMDGSKGVHNPEYFDMIFEKANELLKATEEYVEPVKVEKAHMEAAETNKVESATEEKTEAVEKKEFAGNPAELMEIAPEEINLAEQHGIETTKKPVIFKHKEHAEKISCNECHSNPEEGKLNFEVTSLSGTNNDFHKQLCFPCHKENKVPKGTSCTTCHK is encoded by the coding sequence ATGTTAGGAAACTTATTAAGTAAATTAAGAGAGTTTATAAGAAAAGATCCTGTTGTTTTTGTTTTAGTTATTATTTTTCTTGTTGTTGGGTTTACTTTTGCAAATGTCGAGATACTCCATATAACTTCAGAGTCTAAATTTTGCGGTTCATGTCACCCTGAAGAGAAGGTAGGACCTCTTGGGGAATATCATACATGGTCAAAAAATATACACTCTACAGCAGAAGTTGAATGTATCGACTGTCACGGAAAACCTGGATTTGTAGGATATATGAAGGCCAAGGTAGGCGGTCTTAAAGATTTATACGGTGAGTTTTTTAAATCTTATGAGCACAAGGTTGAAATACTGACTAAAGGTGCAACCAATAAAGAGTATGCAGCCGAGCTCGTACCTAATGAAACATGCCTTCATTGTCACTCAGATGTTGTTAATGAGTACAATAGAAAAAATTATGTGATGTCTGTTGGTGTCAATTTCAGACAAATTGATAATGTCGTTAATCCTAAATTTAGAGAGTCATTTGGTAGACCTGATATCCTTTCTCAGAAGGTTAGTGTAGGGGTTGAGCCGAATCATGCTAAACATATATTGGAAGCAGGTTTAAATTGTGTTGATTGTCATTTAGGTGTGGCACACGGCGGCGAGTTTCATAATTTACCTAAGATGGAAACATGTTTTACTTGCCACTATACTGAAAGAGCTAAAAATGAAAACATTTCTGCACCTAAAAATGATGAGTGTGAAAAGTGTCATACCATGCAGAAAGGTATACAGCAAGGGGTTTATGTCAAAGGTATTGAAGAAACACCTTGGTATATGGCAGATTTAAGCTGTGCTGACTGCCATGACGATGCTTTTTCAAGGCCAAATTCTGACAAATGTGTAAGCTGCCATGATGAGTCATATGCTCCTATGATGTTTGATATACAGAAGAGCTATCTTGAGAAGCTTGCTAATGTACAAAAGGTAAGAGATAGACTGTTTGCTGAAAGACTTGAAATGCCTGAAGGTAAGAGAAAACTGTTTAATGAAGCAAATAGACTTGTCAGACTTCTTGAGATGGATGGCTCTAAAGGGGTTCATAATCCTGAATATTTTGACATGATTTTTGAAAAGGCTAATGAACTTTTAAAGGCTACTGAAGAGTATGTTGAGCCGGTTAAGGTTGAAAAGGCTCATATGGAAGCTGCCGAAACTAACAAGGTAGAGAGTGCTACAGAAGAGAAAACTGAAGCAGTTGAGAAAAAAGAGTTTGCAGGAAATCCTGCTGAGCTTATGGAAATAGCTCCAGAAGAGATTAATTTAGCTGAACAGCATGGTATTGAAACTACTAAAAAGCCTGTTATATTTAAGCATAAAGAACATGCAGAAAAGATTTCCTGTAACGAGTGTCACAGCAATCCTGAAGAGGGTAAACTGAATTTTGAAGTTACCAGTCTTTCAGGGACAAACAACGATTTCCATAAACAACTTTGTTTCCCTTGCCATAAGGAGAATAAGGTGCCAAAAGGTACAAGCTGCACTACTTGTCATAAATAA
- a CDS encoding pilus assembly protein PilP, producing MNVKKVAFLLLILLIFGCDQLIPKIDFDKRGAKSKIKPIEVDSTAIVAQGDELKKLFESQYKPLDYKNKKNPFVSVIDVYKENLSSNASGGDNPLESVELDQIKLTGSLSGEVGNVAVVQVGQQVFYVKEGDKIGKNSGVIINITTDTMKVRQVESDIFGNIRTVIKEIKLVNKEENL from the coding sequence ATGAATGTTAAAAAAGTAGCTTTTTTACTGTTAATATTACTTATTTTTGGTTGTGACCAATTAATTCCCAAAATCGATTTTGATAAAAGGGGTGCAAAAAGCAAAATCAAGCCTATAGAAGTTGATAGTACGGCTATTGTAGCCCAAGGTGATGAGTTGAAGAAGCTATTTGAAAGTCAGTACAAACCACTTGACTACAAAAATAAGAAAAACCCTTTTGTGTCAGTTATTGATGTATATAAGGAAAATTTGTCAAGCAATGCTTCCGGCGGGGATAACCCGCTTGAGAGTGTAGAGCTTGATCAGATAAAATTAACCGGCTCACTCAGCGGCGAAGTTGGAAATGTCGCTGTTGTTCAAGTCGGCCAGCAGGTGTTTTATGTTAAAGAAGGGGATAAAATAGGTAAAAATAGTGGTGTGATAATAAATATTACAACTGATACAATGAAGGTAAGACAGGTTGAATCAGATATTTTTGGTAATATCAGAACAGTTATTAAGGAGATTAAGTTGGTAAATAAGGAGGAAAATTTATGA
- a CDS encoding type IV pilus secretin PilQ, with product MRIYKLFVVAVSLILIIACASKKEQAGNMILQKKIKAVSVEKSAEGKYILNLTGDSSVKYKIYYSKSPYKLTVLAADSLFSEEAMKYSYSDEVITKTAAFISDQGATLEVYLSSDANYTFDEKDGNLKVDLQVVKAEIKDLGDAGIEFNSAEFENVELGKNVLNISNLSDDNNLLLKIGLDGVVKYDFGYLNDKLLYIDIFDVTSQITEKTLPGKGIVRRIKIGSYYPPQKVRFLVDINMSNPIFAGQNGKYLILSNEVANVPRDDKYITSIESIAVKKYQSIIIKLTGNPVYTKKVVNGNLVLEFGKGFKALKSVKNTMAFANLPFRKVTVGKIADKLSIIVVPNGEIYAKVEKVPEGVMISGSFNNFSKAEDVLKAQEIQETAKKEDTGVKNYDKKDLVNLSIKDMDVREAIRLIYFGRNKNIVFGNEVKGNVSLFVKNVHYQKALDIIYQENNLIEIDEDNVVWVISKARKDEIESKKLQDIKAAQQKQELEPLVTEIIPVNYSAASDYKGVLDSVLSARGKLQIENRTNSFVITDTKVNIEKAKNLLAEIDKPTPQVTIEARIVEVYDSNNTNLGIQWGGQVNNSTTAYNFPATVGLQGNTGTTSPSGNGYLVNLPVASPAGAFALSLGNLSKTFALDVALSALESRNKAKTISSPRITTLDNEEAEIKSGGTAVIVPTGDNTATQEIDVGIKLKVKPHITANKMVYMEIEVEKSSLGSVTGNTATTEEKKAKTQVLLANGDTTVIGGIYEDEQSVITQQVPGLGNIPILGWLFKSRSNISSKKELLVFLTPKVVER from the coding sequence ATGAGAATTTATAAATTATTTGTAGTTGCAGTTTCGCTTATTTTGATAATTGCCTGTGCTTCAAAGAAAGAACAAGCAGGCAATATGATTTTGCAGAAAAAGATTAAGGCTGTTTCTGTAGAAAAGTCAGCTGAAGGAAAATATATATTAAATTTGACGGGCGACAGTAGCGTAAAATACAAAATTTATTATTCTAAGTCTCCTTATAAGCTAACCGTTTTGGCTGCTGATTCCTTATTTAGTGAAGAAGCAATGAAGTATAGTTATAGTGATGAGGTCATTACAAAAACTGCTGCATTTATTTCTGATCAAGGTGCTACTTTAGAGGTCTACCTTAGTAGTGATGCTAACTACACCTTCGATGAAAAAGATGGTAACTTAAAGGTTGATTTACAGGTAGTTAAGGCTGAAATTAAAGATTTAGGTGACGCAGGTATAGAGTTTAACTCGGCTGAGTTTGAGAATGTAGAGCTTGGAAAGAATGTTTTAAATATATCAAACCTTTCTGATGACAACAATTTACTTTTAAAGATTGGCTTAGATGGTGTTGTAAAATACGATTTTGGTTACCTGAATGACAAATTGCTTTACATAGATATATTTGATGTTACCAGTCAGATTACTGAAAAGACACTGCCAGGAAAAGGGATAGTAAGAAGAATAAAGATTGGCAGTTATTACCCTCCTCAAAAAGTCAGATTCTTAGTTGATATAAATATGTCAAATCCTATTTTTGCAGGTCAAAATGGCAAATATCTTATTTTGTCAAATGAAGTTGCTAATGTTCCGAGAGATGACAAGTATATAACCAGTATAGAGTCTATTGCAGTAAAAAAATATCAAAGCATAATAATTAAGCTTACCGGTAATCCGGTTTATACCAAAAAAGTTGTTAATGGAAACCTTGTGTTAGAATTCGGAAAAGGATTTAAAGCTTTAAAAAGTGTAAAAAATACAATGGCTTTTGCCAACCTACCATTTAGAAAAGTTACTGTAGGCAAAATAGCTGACAAGCTTTCTATTATAGTTGTACCTAATGGTGAAATATATGCAAAGGTAGAAAAAGTCCCTGAAGGGGTAATGATAAGTGGTAGTTTTAATAATTTCTCCAAGGCAGAAGACGTATTAAAAGCACAGGAGATACAGGAGACAGCAAAGAAGGAAGATACAGGGGTTAAAAATTATGATAAGAAAGACCTTGTTAATCTGAGCATTAAAGATATGGATGTTAGAGAGGCGATTAGACTTATCTATTTTGGTCGCAATAAAAATATAGTATTTGGTAACGAAGTGAAGGGTAATGTGAGCCTTTTTGTTAAGAATGTTCACTACCAAAAAGCATTGGATATTATCTATCAGGAAAATAATCTTATTGAGATCGATGAAGACAATGTTGTTTGGGTTATTAGCAAAGCGAGAAAAGATGAAATAGAGTCCAAAAAACTTCAGGACATTAAGGCAGCTCAACAAAAGCAGGAGCTTGAGCCGTTAGTAACTGAAATTATCCCTGTTAACTATTCAGCTGCAAGTGACTACAAAGGGGTTTTAGACTCTGTATTGTCTGCGAGAGGGAAATTACAGATTGAAAACAGGACAAATAGCTTTGTAATTACAGATACAAAGGTGAATATAGAAAAAGCTAAGAATCTTTTAGCGGAAATAGATAAACCGACACCTCAAGTGACAATTGAGGCAAGGATAGTTGAAGTTTACGATTCCAATAATACTAATTTAGGTATTCAGTGGGGTGGACAGGTTAATAACAGCACTACCGCATACAATTTTCCAGCTACAGTAGGTTTGCAGGGGAACACAGGTACTACAAGCCCTTCTGGAAATGGATATTTAGTAAACTTGCCGGTCGCATCACCTGCAGGCGCTTTTGCATTATCTTTAGGTAATTTGTCAAAGACGTTTGCTCTTGATGTGGCACTGTCTGCACTTGAGTCAAGAAACAAAGCTAAGACAATTTCAAGCCCAAGAATTACAACTCTTGACAACGAAGAGGCAGAAATAAAAAGCGGCGGTACGGCAGTAATAGTGCCTACTGGTGATAACACAGCTACTCAAGAGATTGATGTTGGTATAAAATTAAAAGTTAAGCCTCATATTACAGCAAACAAAATGGTTTATATGGAAATAGAGGTGGAGAAAAGCTCGCTTGGTTCAGTAACTGGAAATACAGCAACTACCGAAGAGAAAAAAGCAAAGACACAGGTACTTCTGGCTAATGGGGATACAACTGTAATCGGAGGAATTTATGAGGATGAGCAGTCTGTAATTACTCAGCAGGTCCCTGGGCTTGGAAATATACCTATTTTAGGATGGTTATTTAAGTCAAGAAGCAATATATCCTCTAAAAAAGAATTGTTGGTATTTTTGACGCCTAAGGTTGTAGAAAGATAG
- the pilM gene encoding type IV pilus assembly protein PilM, translating into MFGKKENLIGIDIGSYSVKVLELKSKKVGYVLKGISEVVLPEDVISEGSIVDYAEVTRCVREAFQKGNFSHKKVASALKGTGIIAKKVTLPIDDEKQFQETFRWEAEQYIGKKDLEDYNVDYEIVGNIKQGENVDVVIAVARKDLIMDISSVLESAGLKPSAIDLSIFSLINAFEVNYGVEEEVVAIVDIGNTSTQIIFVKNGVYEFSREVDFAGKNCIEMIQKKMGVTRDDATAKLFDIESIEYDEELQSVIKDFSHQLAMEVKNSISMLLTSGQLKTSRCYICGGGSAIYGLKDTLEQTLDMTVSQFNPFANIDIDKSLDMEFINNNLYKFNCALGLALRKVDDK; encoded by the coding sequence ATGTTTGGAAAAAAAGAAAATTTGATTGGTATCGATATCGGTAGTTACTCTGTCAAGGTACTTGAGCTTAAAAGCAAAAAAGTCGGCTATGTTTTGAAGGGGATTTCCGAGGTAGTACTGCCCGAAGATGTTATTTCTGAGGGGAGTATAGTTGACTATGCTGAGGTTACAAGGTGCGTAAGAGAGGCTTTTCAGAAAGGTAATTTTAGCCATAAAAAGGTAGCCTCGGCTTTAAAAGGTACCGGAATTATTGCCAAAAAAGTTACTTTGCCGATAGATGATGAAAAGCAGTTTCAGGAAACATTTAGATGGGAGGCAGAGCAGTATATCGGCAAAAAAGATCTTGAAGATTATAATGTGGACTATGAAATAGTTGGGAATATTAAGCAAGGTGAAAATGTTGATGTCGTAATAGCTGTTGCCAGAAAAGACTTGATTATGGATATCTCTTCAGTATTGGAGTCTGCAGGCTTGAAGCCGTCTGCTATAGACCTTTCTATATTTTCGCTGATTAATGCTTTTGAAGTGAATTATGGGGTGGAAGAGGAAGTCGTAGCGATTGTTGATATTGGTAACACTTCAACGCAAATAATTTTTGTTAAAAATGGTGTTTATGAATTTTCTCGTGAAGTTGACTTTGCAGGTAAAAATTGTATTGAGATGATTCAAAAAAAGATGGGTGTTACTCGAGATGATGCTACCGCAAAGCTGTTTGATATCGAGTCTATTGAGTATGACGAAGAGTTACAAAGTGTCATAAAAGATTTCAGTCATCAACTGGCTATGGAGGTCAAAAACTCTATAAGTATGTTGCTTACTAGCGGTCAGTTGAAAACAAGCAGATGCTATATTTGTGGTGGTGGTTCTGCTATTTATGGGCTTAAGGATACTTTGGAGCAGACCCTTGATATGACTGTCAGTCAATTTAATCCTTTTGCAAATATTGATATCGATAAGAGTTTGGATATGGAATTTATAAATAATAATTTATATAAATTTAACTGTGCTTTAGGGCTTGCCCTAAGGAAGGTGGATGATAAATGA
- the hypE gene encoding hydrogenase expression/formation protein HypE, with the protein MNSTTMMLGGGGKATNDFIKNYIIKYFGNVYLNDLRDASKLKTNGNISFTTDSFVVKPEFFPGGDIGKLAVYGTCNDLAVSGAKPKYLSLSLIVSEGYSLENLDKILNSIKLAVDEIDVKIVCGDTKVVERSEEPSIFINTTGIGELVVDLNNYNNINIGDKVIITSDIARHGLAVLSERNELNVDTEIKSDCCNLYKIFEHVGYEGIKFARDATRGGVAAVLNEIKEHSNKGFLIEEDRVPVEEPVKYLCEFLGFDMLEIANEGVAVLICENDKAEEMVGKLKELEIAKNARVVGEVTDSKKVLLKNSYGGIRVVEMPDGNLLPRIC; encoded by the coding sequence ATGAATTCTACAACAATGATGCTTGGCGGTGGCGGCAAGGCTACTAACGATTTTATAAAAAATTACATTATAAAATATTTTGGAAATGTATATTTAAATGATTTAAGGGACGCATCTAAATTAAAGACTAATGGAAATATATCTTTTACAACTGATTCATTTGTAGTTAAACCGGAGTTTTTTCCGGGTGGAGATATAGGCAAACTTGCCGTGTACGGCACTTGTAATGATTTGGCCGTAAGCGGCGCAAAACCTAAGTATTTATCTCTTTCACTTATTGTGTCAGAAGGTTATAGCCTTGAAAACCTCGATAAAATATTAAATTCAATTAAGCTTGCAGTTGATGAGATAGATGTGAAAATTGTTTGTGGAGATACGAAGGTAGTAGAGCGCAGTGAAGAACCTTCCATATTTATTAATACAACCGGAATAGGTGAGCTTGTTGTTGACTTAAATAATTATAATAATATCAATATTGGTGATAAGGTAATAATTACTTCGGACATTGCAAGGCATGGGCTTGCAGTGTTGTCCGAAAGGAATGAGCTTAATGTAGATACAGAAATAAAAAGTGATTGTTGTAACTTGTATAAAATATTTGAACATGTCGGCTATGAAGGGATAAAGTTTGCAAGAGATGCTACACGAGGTGGGGTCGCAGCAGTGTTAAACGAGATTAAAGAGCATTCTAATAAAGGGTTTTTGATCGAAGAGGATAGAGTGCCTGTTGAGGAGCCTGTTAAGTATTTATGTGAATTTTTAGGGTTTGATATGCTGGAAATCGCCAACGAAGGTGTTGCTGTTTTAATTTGTGAAAATGATAAAGCAGAGGAAATGGTTGGAAAACTTAAAGAGCTTGAAATTGCTAAAAATGCAAGAGTAGTTGGTGAGGTTACTGACAGTAAAAAAGTACTTTTAAAAAATAGTTATGGGGGTATAAGAGTTGTTGAAATGCCTGATGGTAATCTTTTGCCTCGTATTTGTTAG
- the hypD gene encoding hydrogenase formation protein HypD produces the protein MEMISRFRDKDIVKLLLENIFKETETDKIYNIMEVCGTHTMSISRFGIRGLLPKNVRLISGPGCPVCVTSQGEIDMIFELLKYNDVIAAVYGDLMKVPGSDGRNLLDLKAEGKDIRVVISPLDVLKLKNEQKKGVVFISIGFETTNPATAGLIEVIVNQGLDGFYILTLNKTMPEIIDILLEDKELNVDGFLCPGHVSVMTGESLYLPIIKRNKAAVITGFEPVDILYSILDIIRQINCKNFFIKNNYGRVVNSIGNEKANGLVYKYFEPADSIWRGVGTIKNSGLKIREQYKYLDASERFGLHPSDKLEIDGCKCGEVLKGKILPNKCNLFGLMCTPENPVGPCMVSSEGACAAYYKYEI, from the coding sequence ATGGAGATGATATCGAGATTCAGGGATAAGGATATAGTAAAACTCCTGTTAGAGAATATTTTTAAGGAGACAGAAACCGATAAAATATACAATATAATGGAAGTTTGCGGCACACACACAATGTCTATTTCAAGATTTGGAATTAGAGGGCTTTTGCCAAAAAATGTAAGGCTTATTTCAGGGCCAGGATGTCCTGTTTGTGTTACGTCTCAGGGCGAAATAGATATGATATTCGAATTGCTTAAGTACAATGATGTAATAGCAGCAGTTTATGGGGATTTAATGAAAGTACCGGGTTCTGATGGTAGAAATTTATTAGATCTGAAAGCTGAGGGGAAAGATATCCGAGTTGTAATTTCTCCGCTTGATGTTTTAAAGCTAAAAAATGAACAAAAGAAAGGTGTAGTGTTTATTTCTATAGGATTTGAAACAACTAATCCGGCCACAGCAGGGTTGATAGAAGTTATAGTAAACCAAGGTTTAGATGGATTTTATATTTTAACTCTAAATAAGACAATGCCTGAAATAATAGATATATTGTTGGAAGATAAAGAATTAAATGTAGATGGATTCTTATGTCCGGGACATGTATCAGTCATGACAGGGGAGAGTCTTTATTTGCCGATTATTAAGAGGAATAAAGCAGCTGTAATAACAGGGTTTGAGCCGGTGGATATTCTTTATTCCATTTTGGATATAATCAGGCAAATTAATTGCAAAAACTTTTTTATAAAAAATAATTATGGTCGTGTAGTAAACTCTATTGGCAATGAAAAGGCTAATGGACTGGTATATAAGTATTTTGAGCCTGCTGATTCTATATGGAGAGGTGTTGGAACTATCAAAAACAGCGGTTTAAAAATAAGAGAGCAGTATAAATATTTGGATGCCTCAGAGCGTTTTGGGTTGCATCCTTCTGACAAATTGGAGATTGACGGGTGTAAGTGTGGTGAGGTTTTAAAAGGGAAAATCTTGCCAAATAAGTGTAATTTGTTTGGTTTGATGTGCACACCCGAAAATCCGGTTGGCCCATGTATGGTATCTTCGGAAGGGGCTTGTGCTGCTTACTATAAGTATGAAATTTAA
- a CDS encoding HypC/HybG/HupF family hydrogenase formation chaperone: MCLGLPGKLVEISDDKTFGIVDIAGTKREVSLMILPEEVELGDYVMVHVGFAISKMDEAQAEETLKAIMEYYDGDDIEIQG; encoded by the coding sequence ATGTGTTTGGGTTTGCCGGGTAAACTTGTAGAAATATCTGACGATAAAACATTCGGGATTGTTGATATTGCAGGCACAAAAAGGGAAGTATCTTTGATGATTCTACCCGAAGAGGTTGAGTTAGGGGATTATGTTATGGTGCATGTGGGCTTTGCTATTTCTAAAATGGATGAAGCTCAAGCAGAGGAGACCTTAAAAGCAATTATGGAGTATTATGATGGAGATGATATCGAGATTCAGGGATAA
- a CDS encoding rhomboid family intramembrane serine protease: MFPLKDSIKSNSFPVANSALIILNCMIFWYEISMDRYTLSLFFLEYGLVPVKLFLPGEVVTLSDKIIPFFSSMFLHGGWMHLIGNMYFLYIFGDNVEDMIGHYKYPIMYVLFGLAAAITQVVIYPHSNIPTIGASGAVSGVMGYYFIKFPHSRVKTLVFIIIFVTIVEIPAVIFLGLWFFMQFVNGSSQLMFSTAGGVAWWAHIGGFVAGVLYAITDGKRYVYRGNFI; encoded by the coding sequence ATGTTTCCGTTGAAAGATTCAATCAAATCAAATTCATTTCCTGTCGCCAATTCAGCATTAATAATATTGAATTGTATGATTTTCTGGTATGAAATTTCTATGGATAGGTATACCTTGAGTTTGTTTTTTCTTGAGTATGGCTTGGTGCCTGTAAAACTATTTTTGCCTGGTGAAGTAGTTACTTTAAGCGATAAAATAATTCCTTTTTTTAGTTCAATGTTTTTGCATGGCGGCTGGATGCATCTAATAGGTAATATGTATTTTTTATATATCTTTGGAGATAACGTGGAGGATATGATAGGTCATTACAAATATCCTATTATGTATGTATTATTTGGACTCGCTGCAGCGATTACGCAAGTAGTAATTTACCCTCATTCAAATATCCCTACAATAGGGGCGTCTGGTGCAGTATCAGGAGTAATGGGGTATTATTTTATAAAATTTCCGCACTCTCGTGTTAAGACGCTTGTATTTATAATAATATTTGTGACTATTGTAGAGATTCCTGCCGTAATATTTTTGGGGCTATGGTTTTTTATGCAATTTGTTAATGGGTCGTCACAGTTAATGTTTTCTACAGCAGGTGGTGTGGCTTGGTGGGCACATATAGGTGGTTTTGTAGCGGGGGTTTTGTATGCTATTACTGATGGCAAAAGATATGTTTATAGGGGAAATTTTATATAA